A genome region from Bradyrhizobium commune includes the following:
- a CDS encoding acetyl-CoA C-acetyltransferase translates to MAEAYIVAAARTAGGRKGGRLAGWHPADLAAKVLDELVDRTKVDPAQVEDVIMGCVMQVGEQSNNVARNAIMASKLPESVPGTSIDRQCGSSQQALHFAAQAVMSGTMDVVIAAGVESMTRVPMGLSSQLPAKNGFGNYKSPGIEHKYPNIVFSQFTGAEMMAEKYGLSKDDLDEYSYNSHQRAIAATQAGHFKKEIVPLEITRADGSKDTHHIDEGIRFDATLDGIKGVKLIAENGKLTAASASQICDGASGVMVVNERGLKQLGLTPLARIHHMTMMGGDPVIMLDAPLHATKRALEKAGMTIGDIDLFEVNEAFASVPTGWLKTTGADPERLNVNGGAIALGHPLGGSGTKLMTTLVHALHQRGKRYGLQTMCEGGGMANVTIVERL, encoded by the coding sequence ATGGCCGAGGCTTACATCGTCGCCGCCGCGCGTACCGCCGGCGGGCGCAAGGGGGGCCGCCTCGCCGGCTGGCATCCGGCCGATCTCGCCGCGAAGGTGCTGGACGAGCTGGTCGATCGCACCAAGGTCGATCCGGCCCAGGTCGAGGACGTGATCATGGGCTGCGTGATGCAGGTCGGCGAGCAGTCCAACAACGTCGCGCGCAACGCGATCATGGCCTCGAAACTGCCGGAGAGCGTGCCAGGCACCTCGATCGACCGCCAGTGCGGCTCCTCGCAGCAGGCGCTGCACTTTGCAGCCCAAGCCGTGATGTCCGGCACGATGGACGTCGTGATCGCCGCCGGCGTGGAATCGATGACGCGCGTGCCGATGGGCCTGTCATCGCAGCTCCCGGCCAAGAACGGCTTTGGCAATTACAAGAGCCCGGGCATCGAGCATAAATATCCGAACATCGTGTTCAGCCAGTTCACCGGCGCCGAGATGATGGCCGAGAAGTACGGCCTCTCCAAGGACGACCTCGACGAATATTCCTACAACAGCCATCAGCGCGCGATCGCGGCGACGCAAGCCGGTCACTTCAAGAAGGAGATCGTGCCGCTCGAGATCACCCGCGCCGACGGCAGCAAGGACACCCACCACATCGACGAGGGCATCCGCTTCGATGCCACGCTCGACGGCATCAAGGGCGTCAAGCTGATCGCCGAGAACGGCAAGCTGACCGCGGCGAGCGCCAGCCAGATCTGCGACGGCGCCTCCGGCGTCATGGTTGTCAACGAGCGCGGCCTCAAGCAGCTCGGCCTCACACCGCTCGCGCGCATCCACCACATGACCATGATGGGCGGCGACCCCGTGATCATGCTCGACGCCCCACTGCACGCTACCAAGCGTGCACTCGAGAAAGCCGGCATGACGATCGGCGACATCGACCTGTTCGAGGTCAACGAGGCCTTTGCGTCGGTGCCGACCGGCTGGCTGAAGACCACCGGCGCCGATCCGGAACGTCTCAACGTCAATGGCGGTGCCATCGCGCTCGGCCACCCGCTCGGCGGCTCCGGCACCAAGCTGATGACGACGCTGGTCCACGCCCTGCACCAGCGCGGCAAGCGCTACGGTCTCCAGACCATGTGCGAAGGCGGCGGCATGGCGAATGTGACCATCGTCGAGCGGCTGTAA
- a CDS encoding acyl-CoA synthetase, translating into MTHPSIHARNAPDKIAYQMAGTGKAITYRELDELSNQGAQLFRSLGLKAGDHIALLMENRLAFMEICWAAQRSGLYYTAISRYLKQDEIDYIIADCGAKVVITTPKCADQIKGLIKGTAGEPIFYMVDEPLPGFRSYDKEAATQPVTPIADEVAGYDMLYSSGTTGRPKGIKKAFEGNKIDVPNAFLRVLCADMCGMNAESTYLSPAPLYHAAPLRFNMMAIVLGGTSIIMEHFDTEEFLKLVEKYKVTQSQLVPTMFVRMLKLPDDVRAKYNVSTLKGAIHAAAPCPVDVKAKMIEWWGPILIEYYAGSEGNGVTVCNSQQWLEHRGSVGRAVVGKIKILDENDEEQPVGEIGTVYFADAPAFTYHNDPEKTKKAYNAKGWSTLGDVGYLDKDGFLFLTDRKSYMIISGGVNIYPQETEDVLITHPEIADVAVFGVPNEEMGEEVKAVVQPHDMKRAGKELEADLIAYCKTRLSAIKCPRSVDFEAELPRTPTGKLVKRHLRDRYWPKAAAKI; encoded by the coding sequence ATGACGCACCCCTCCATCCACGCCCGCAACGCGCCCGACAAGATCGCCTACCAGATGGCCGGCACCGGCAAGGCGATCACCTATCGCGAGCTCGACGAGCTCTCCAACCAGGGCGCGCAGTTGTTCCGCTCGCTCGGCCTGAAGGCCGGCGATCACATCGCGCTGTTGATGGAGAACCGCCTCGCCTTCATGGAGATCTGCTGGGCCGCGCAGCGCAGCGGGCTCTATTACACCGCGATCAGCCGCTATCTGAAGCAGGACGAGATCGATTACATCATCGCCGATTGCGGCGCCAAGGTCGTGATCACCACGCCGAAATGCGCCGACCAGATCAAGGGCCTGATCAAGGGCACCGCCGGCGAACCGATCTTCTATATGGTCGATGAGCCCCTGCCCGGCTTCCGCTCCTACGACAAGGAAGCCGCCACGCAACCGGTGACGCCGATCGCGGACGAGGTCGCCGGCTACGACATGCTGTATTCGTCGGGCACGACCGGCCGGCCCAAGGGCATCAAGAAGGCGTTCGAGGGCAACAAGATCGACGTGCCGAACGCGTTCCTGCGCGTGCTCTGCGCCGACATGTGCGGCATGAATGCGGAGAGCACCTATCTATCGCCGGCGCCGCTCTATCACGCCGCGCCCCTGCGCTTCAACATGATGGCGATCGTGCTTGGCGGCACCTCCATCATCATGGAGCATTTTGACACCGAGGAGTTTCTAAAACTCGTGGAGAAATACAAGGTCACGCAATCGCAGCTGGTGCCGACCATGTTCGTTCGCATGTTGAAGCTGCCGGACGATGTGCGCGCGAAGTACAACGTGTCCACGCTCAAAGGCGCGATCCACGCCGCCGCGCCTTGCCCGGTCGACGTCAAGGCAAAGATGATCGAATGGTGGGGACCGATCCTGATCGAGTATTACGCGGGCTCGGAAGGCAACGGCGTCACCGTCTGCAATTCGCAACAATGGCTGGAGCATCGCGGCAGTGTCGGCCGCGCCGTGGTCGGCAAGATCAAGATCCTGGACGAGAACGATGAGGAGCAGCCGGTGGGCGAGATCGGTACGGTCTATTTCGCCGACGCACCTGCGTTCACCTATCACAATGACCCCGAGAAGACGAAGAAGGCGTATAACGCCAAGGGATGGTCGACGCTCGGAGACGTCGGCTATCTCGACAAGGACGGCTTCCTGTTCCTCACCGACCGCAAGTCTTACATGATCATCTCGGGCGGGGTGAACATTTACCCGCAGGAGACCGAGGACGTGCTGATCACCCACCCCGAGATCGCCGACGTCGCCGTGTTCGGCGTGCCGAACGAGGAGATGGGCGAAGAGGTGAAGGCGGTGGTGCAGCCGCACGACATGAAGCGCGCGGGCAAGGAACTCGAAGCCGATCTGATCGCCTACTGCAAGACGCGCCTCTCCGCGATCAAGTGCCCGCGCTCGGTCGATTTCGAAGCCGAGCTGCCGCGCACGCCGACCGGCAAGCTGGTGAAGCGCCATTTGCGCGACCGGTATTGGCCGAAGGCCGCGGCGAAGATTTAG
- a CDS encoding methylated-DNA--[protein]-cysteine S-methyltransferase: MTDQHFALFDTRIGLCAIAWGPRGINGTQLPMGGEQKIRTRISQRHADATEAEPTAEVRQVIDRIIKLLAGEPDDLTDIPLDLDGVPDFNRGVYAIARTIPPGKTMTYGDIAKRLGGVELSRDVGQALGHNPCPIVVPCHRVLAAGNKPGGFSANGGVVTKLKMLEIEGAIVNHTPSLFD, from the coding sequence ATGACCGACCAGCATTTCGCCCTGTTCGACACCAGGATCGGCCTCTGCGCCATCGCCTGGGGCCCGCGCGGCATCAACGGCACGCAACTGCCGATGGGCGGTGAGCAGAAGATCCGCACCCGCATCAGCCAGCGCCATGCCGACGCCACCGAGGCCGAGCCTACTGCCGAGGTGCGGCAGGTGATCGACCGCATCATCAAGTTGCTCGCGGGCGAGCCGGATGACCTCACCGACATTCCGCTCGATCTCGACGGCGTGCCCGACTTCAACCGCGGCGTCTACGCGATCGCGCGCACCATTCCGCCCGGCAAGACCATGACCTATGGCGACATCGCAAAGCGCCTCGGCGGTGTTGAGCTGTCGCGCGATGTCGGCCAGGCGCTCGGGCACAACCCGTGCCCGATCGTCGTGCCCTGCCACCGCGTGCTCGCGGCCGGCAACAAGCCCGGCGGCTTCTCGGCGAATGGCGGGGTGGTGACGAAGCTGAAGATGCTCGAGATCGAGGGCGCGATCGTCAATCACACGCCGAGCCTGTTCGATTGA
- a CDS encoding alpha/beta fold hydrolase, with protein sequence MQSLHVNGYDMPYLDVGEDRGGPPLVCVHGSLNDFRVWGCVLGPLTQRHRVIAVSLRHFFPEKWDGVGDTYSIAQHVRDVIAFIEKLDLGPVNLMGHSRGGHISFRVAQRRPDLLRRLILAEPGGELDASLDPDYTGGPSPLLARFTASAEKIAAGDVDGGLAVFVDTLEGPGTWPRLPAMVKQNLRDNAMTLIGQVRDNRPPFSKADAEAIRMPTLFILGARTRGLLPKVLHALAAHVPYSKTAIIPNATHPMFEQAPQKYSDVVLDFLAG encoded by the coding sequence ATGCAGAGCCTCCACGTCAACGGTTACGACATGCCCTATCTCGACGTGGGCGAGGACAGAGGTGGGCCGCCGCTGGTTTGCGTGCACGGCTCGCTCAATGACTTCCGCGTCTGGGGCTGCGTGCTCGGGCCGCTGACGCAGCGGCACCGGGTGATCGCTGTCAGCTTGAGACACTTCTTCCCCGAGAAATGGGACGGCGTTGGCGACACCTATTCAATCGCCCAGCATGTCCGCGACGTCATCGCCTTCATCGAGAAGCTCGACCTCGGCCCGGTCAATCTGATGGGCCATTCGCGGGGCGGGCACATCTCGTTCCGCGTGGCGCAGCGCCGCCCCGATCTATTGCGGCGACTGATCCTCGCCGAACCCGGCGGCGAGCTCGATGCGAGCCTCGATCCGGATTACACCGGTGGCCCCTCGCCGCTGCTGGCGCGGTTCACGGCCTCGGCCGAGAAGATCGCGGCCGGCGATGTCGATGGCGGGCTTGCCGTCTTCGTCGACACGCTGGAGGGGCCGGGCACCTGGCCGCGGCTGCCGGCGATGGTGAAGCAGAATCTGCGTGACAACGCTATGACCCTGATCGGCCAGGTCCGCGACAACCGTCCGCCGTTCTCGAAGGCGGATGCGGAAGCGATCAGGATGCCGACGCTGTTCATCCTGGGCGCGCGGACCAGGGGCCTGCTGCCGAAGGTGCTGCATGCGCTCGCCGCGCATGTGCCCTATTCCAAGACGGCCATCATCCCGAACGCGACGCATCCGATGTTCGAGCAGGCACCGCAAAAGTATTCGGACGTGGTGCTGGATTTTCTGGCGGGCTGA
- a CDS encoding alpha/beta fold hydrolase, with product MQTFRVNGYDMAYLEIGEGHPLVCVHGTLGDFRTWYSVLGPLSKSHRVISVSLRHFFPEAWDAVGDDYKMAQHVADVIAFIEQVKPAPVDLMGHSRGGHIAFRVAQARPDLLRKLVLAEPGGDLDASLPLPAGMPAHPPLAAKTARSVEMIRAGDIEGALQNFYEGIEGDGSWRRVPAAAKQQLRDNVLTFLGQINEQRRSYTLADAQAIRTPTLLIGGGATTGSLSVMWRVLAEHIAGAQTAVIANAGHWMFEQAPLEFGEVVSRFLAE from the coding sequence ATGCAGACATTTCGTGTCAACGGTTACGACATGGCCTATCTCGAGATCGGGGAAGGCCATCCGCTGGTCTGCGTGCACGGCACGTTAGGGGATTTCCGCACCTGGTATTCCGTGCTCGGTCCGCTGTCGAAAAGCCATCGCGTCATCTCGGTCAGCCTGCGGCACTTTTTTCCGGAAGCCTGGGACGCCGTCGGCGACGACTACAAGATGGCGCAGCATGTCGCCGACGTGATCGCCTTCATCGAGCAGGTGAAGCCTGCACCGGTTGACCTGATGGGCCATTCGCGTGGCGGGCACATCGCCTTTCGCGTCGCGCAGGCGCGGCCCGATCTGCTGCGAAAGCTGGTGCTGGCCGAGCCCGGTGGCGATCTCGACGCCAGCCTTCCGCTCCCCGCGGGAATGCCGGCGCATCCGCCGCTCGCTGCGAAGACGGCGCGCTCGGTCGAGATGATCCGTGCCGGTGACATCGAGGGCGCGCTGCAAAACTTCTACGAGGGCATCGAGGGCGACGGCTCGTGGCGGCGGGTGCCGGCAGCTGCAAAGCAGCAGCTGCGCGACAACGTGCTGACCTTCCTCGGCCAGATCAACGAGCAGCGCAGGTCCTACACGCTGGCAGATGCGCAAGCGATCAGGACGCCGACGCTCTTGATCGGCGGCGGCGCGACCACCGGCAGCCTGTCGGTGATGTGGCGGGTGCTGGCCGAGCATATCGCGGGCGCGCAGACGGCGGTGATCGCCAATGCCGGTCACTGGATGTTCGAGCAGGCGCCGCTGGAATTTGGCGAGGTGGTGAGCCGCTTCTTGGCGGAGTAG
- a CDS encoding GntR family transcriptional regulator, whose translation MIPLDPLPNLIDQVYARILEAISDRTLQPGQRIRQNELADKLGVSRQPVSHALHLLHRQGLVAESGRRGFEVTQLDPARIRQLYEVRGAIDALAARLAAMRAASDAAGRARLDAALAAGRRIDRKTALAELIALDVEFHRAIYQLAGNPVIEETITPQWPHMRRSMATVLTELDYRGSAWAEHADIAKHILAGDAKAAERAALSHAQTAGRMTEERLRATDVAAA comes from the coding sequence GTGATTCCTCTCGACCCGCTCCCGAACCTGATCGACCAGGTCTACGCCCGGATCCTGGAGGCGATCTCCGACCGCACGCTTCAGCCCGGCCAGCGCATCCGGCAGAACGAGCTCGCCGACAAGCTCGGCGTGTCGCGTCAGCCGGTGTCGCATGCCTTGCACCTGTTGCATCGGCAGGGCCTCGTCGCGGAGAGCGGCCGGCGCGGCTTTGAAGTCACCCAGCTCGATCCTGCGCGCATCCGCCAGCTCTACGAGGTGCGAGGCGCGATCGATGCGCTTGCCGCGCGGCTCGCCGCGATGCGCGCGGCAAGCGACGCGGCGGGACGCGCACGGCTCGACGCAGCACTCGCCGCCGGCCGTCGCATCGACCGCAAGACGGCGCTTGCCGAGCTGATCGCGCTCGACGTCGAATTTCACCGCGCCATCTACCAGCTCGCCGGCAATCCCGTGATCGAGGAAACGATCACGCCGCAATGGCCGCATATGCGCCGCTCGATGGCGACGGTGCTGACGGAGCTCGATTATCGCGGCAGCGCCTGGGCCGAGCATGCCGATATCGCCAAGCACATTCTCGCAGGCGACGCCAAGGCGGCCGAACGCGCGGCGCTTTCGCATGCGCAGACGGCTGGACGGATGACTGAGGAGAGATTGAGGGCGACGGACGTGGCGGCGGCGTAG